TCTGATGGGATTTATTCTGGGAATTCCCACAGCCATTATTGCAGGACCTGTCTTCGGAAAATATATCTCCAAAAAGATACACCTGATGCCTCCTTATAGTGATGATGATACTCCCAGGGAGTTCGATACAAAGTCGTATCCCTCATTCCGGTTAATTGCGATTATCATCTCTATCCCACTCCTACTTATACTCCTCAATACATTTACTACTGTAGCGGTTTCGAAAGAAATTGTGAGAAAATCGGTCTTCACCGACGTACTGGAATTTATCGGACATCCTTTTTCTGCACTGATCATTGCCACCCTTATTGCTACCTATTTCTTGTGCATAAAAAGAGGGATGGACAAGCAGAAAATTCTCGACTTAAGTACAAAAGCATTGGGGCCTGCGGGAATTATCATCCTGATTACCGGTGCTGGTGGTGTATTGAAACAAGTATTGGTAGATAGCGGTATCGGACAGGTTATGGCAGAATCGATGTCCAACTCGCCTTTGCCGCCCATCCTGCTGGCATGGCTTATTGCAGCCGTAGTACGGGTAACACAGGGTTCAGCTACCGTAGCAATGATCACTGCAGCAAGTATAATCGCTCCTATTATCAGTGAATTCGGATTGAACGATCCTCAACGCGCACTGGTGGTAATCGCCATTGCCTCAGGCGCTACCTTGCTGTCGCACGTCAACGACAGCGGATTCTGGCTGGTCGGTAAATACCTGGGTATGAATGAAAAGCAAACACTGCAGAGCTGGACTGTAATGGAAAGTATCATTGCTTTTTGCGGATTGATATTTACACTGACAGCCAGTTTGTTTTTTTAGAGAAAACCTCACCTTTTATTTGGATTGTGACCCGGAAAGTGGAGCGAAGATAAATTGAAAGCACAAAAAAAGCGACCGAAGCCGCTTTTTCTATATTAAGTACAGATATTACAAGATACCCTGGCTCATCATCGCTTTGGCTACTTTCATGAAACCGGCGATATTGGCGCCTTTCACGTAGTTAATGTAACCGTCGCTCTCTTTACCGTATTTCACACAATTTTCGTGGATATTGGCCATGATCCATTTCAGTTTTTCATCGACTTGTTCTGCCGACCAACTGTAGCGTTCTGAGTTTTGTGTCATTTCCAATCCCGACACCGACACTCCACCGGCATTAGCTGCCTTACCGGGAGCATACAATATTTTATTCGACTGGAAAATCGCGATAGCTTCAGGAGTGCTCGGCATATTCGCTCCTTCGGAAACAGCGATCACACCGTTTTTTACAAGCGCTTCAGCATCCGCCTGGTCGATCTCGTTCTGAGTGGCCGAAGGTAGTGCGATATCTCCTTTTTCTCCCCACGGACGTGCTCCGGGAACATATTTGCATCCATATTCTTCCGCATATTCGCGGATGCGTCCCCGATATAGATTCTTCAGTTCCATCACAAATTCCAGTTTCTCTTTCGTGATGCCATCCGGATCATAGATATAACCGTCGGAATCGGACAAGGTGACGGGAATAGCTCCTAACTCCAACAGTTTCTCGCAGGTATATTGGGCCACGTTTCCCGATCCGGAAACCAGACATTTTTTTCCTTTGATATCGATATTCTGGGTTTTCAGCATCTCCAGCAGAAAATAGACATTCCCGTAGCCGGTAGCTTCAGGACGAATGAGCGATCCGCCAAATTCACGACCCTTCCCGGTGAATGTGCCGGTGAATTCTTCGGCCAACTTCTTGTACTTACCAAACATATAACCCACTTCACGGCCACCTACGCCGATATCGCCGGCAGGTACATCAGTATTGGGACCGATCACGCGCCATAGACCCTCCACAAAGGCCTGGCAGAAACGCATCACTTCCCCGTCGGACTTGCCGCGTGGTGAAAAGTCGGAACCACCTTTGGCACCACCCATCGGCAATGTAGTAAGTGCATTCTTGAATGTCTGTTCAAAAGCAAGGAATTTCAAAATAGAAGGCGACACCGAAGCGTGAAAGCGAATTCCCCCTTTATATGGGCCAATGGCATTGTTATGCTGTACCCGGTAACCCATGTTGGTCTGTACATTACCCTTATCATCGACCCATGTAACACGGAAAGAATGGATCTTATCGGGGATAACCAACCGCTCGATCAGGTTTGCTTTTTCAAACTCGGGATGCTCGTTGTACACATCCTCAATGGATTCCACTACTTCTTCCACGGCCTGGTGATATTCCTGCTCGTTGGGAAAACGCCTTTTGAGAAGACCTAAAACTTCTGAAGATTTCATACGTCAATATTAATTTTTTTACACTAAGGTCGTATGGAACTCGCATACTATCATGTTCTTGTGGAAAAACGTTCTCCTGCTCGTTTCATACGATTATTTTATTGTTTTCACTTTGGTGTATGTAACTTGCTATAATCATGCACCTGTGTAAGGATGATCCTCCTGCTCGTTTCATACGTCAATATTAATTTTTTTACACTAAGGTCGTATGGAAAGCCTTCCGGTACATTGAGATAAACCGGGCAAGCCTCACAATAATCACGATCCCGGTTCTAATCAATTAGAGTCCGGTTTCCTGAAAAAACCTCACAACTAAATACTGTTATTAAATAAGCACTTTGAAATGCAAAGGTAGAAATAAATTTCTAAAACAAAAATATTTCATGTTTTTTTATTAAATCTGTTAGTAAAACAGCTATTTTTTTAGACTTCTGTAAATAGGAATAAAGACAATTGCCCCCGACATCAGGATGGAGATAACAGTGAACGGGGTTATTGTTGCATATAAAAGGATATAGACAACCAGTACAATCCAAAGGATAATGATAAATGCAATCTGTGTTTGAGAGAGTTTCTTTCTTGCCATACTTTTAGAAATAGTTCTCACAAAGTTAAGAACTCATACAACTCAGGCAAAACATTGTACTTTAAAATTCAGGATATACCTGTTAATTAGTATGTAAACTTTTTGACACATTTTTTAGAAAAAAACCATCAAAAAGATACTATTATTATACTATTTAGATCATTAATATAGAATATCAAATAATCTATCATCTTTTTTCTTTGATATTTCGAAAAGATAATGCATTTTTGCACCTTTGCAGTTTATTTTTTCATCATCTTCCATTAAAAAATTAATCATATATGTGTGGAATAGTCGGATATATCGGGAACAGACAGGCTTACCCCATTTTAATAAAAGGGCTCCACAGGCTCGAGTATCGTGGATATGACAGCGCCGGAATCGCGTTGATCGATAATGAACACCTCAAAGTGTACAAAGCAAAAGGAAAAGTAGACGAATTGGAGCAATTCGCACAACAAAAAGATATCGCAGGAACGATCGGAATCGCGCATACCCGCTGGGCAACCCACGGGGAGCCGAATCATAATAATGCGCACCCTCATTATTCACAATCGGAAGAGATCGCCATCATTCATAACGGGATCATTGAAAACTACACGGTGCTGAAAGAAGGGTTGATGAAAGAGGGATACACATTCCAGAGTGAAACCGATACAGAAGTATTGGTGCAGTTGATAGAATACATGAAGAAAACAAATGCCACCGATCTGCCCACTGCGGTACAGCTGGCATTAAGCCAGGTTGTCGGAGCCTATGCCATTGCCGTTCTCGACAAACATCATCCGGATCTGATCGTGGCAGCCAGAAAGGGTAGCCCTTTGGTGATAGGCATAGGAGAAGATGAATATTTTATAGGTTCCGATGCAACGCCCATCATTGAATATACTAACAAGGTCACCTATATAGGTGAGGAAGAAATTGTCACCATAAAACGGAACGAACCGCTTAAGATAAAGACAATAGGTAATATCGATAAAACTCCGCAGATCCAGCAACTCGAGCTGACTCTCAGTCAACTAGAGAAGGGAGGATACCCCCATTTCATGTTGAAAGAGATATTTGAGCAACCTCACTCCCTGAGTGATTGTATGCGGGGCAGGGTGAATGTCGACAAGGATAATATTACTTTGGCCGGTTTCATCGACAACAGAGAGAAATTTCTGAATGCCAAACGGATTATTATTACTGCCTGCGGTACTTCCTGGCATGCTGCACAGATCGGCATGTACGCAATCGAAGAATATGCCCGGATTCCGGTCGAAGTGGAGTATTCATCTGAATTCCGCTACCGGAAGCCGGTAATCCATAAAAATGATATTGTGATCGCCATCTCACAATCGGGGGAAACTGCCGATACATTGGCAGCGGTAGAACTTGCCAAACAGCACGGAGCATTTATCTTCGGCATTTGTAACGTAGTAGGCTCATCTATTCCGAGAAATACACATTCAGGGTGTTATACCCATGTAGGCCCCGAAATCGGTGTAGCCTCTACAAAAGCCTTTACGGCACAGGTGACCGTCCTCACCATGCTGGCTATCCTTATCGGAAAGGAGAACGGAACAATTTCACACGATGAATACCTGAAACTGATCCGGGAATTAAGCCTGATACCGGACAAAGTAAGTGAAGTATTGAAGAAGAATGACCAGATTGCCGAACTGGCAAAAACGTTTACCTATGCGAGCAACTGTATTTATCTGGGCCGAGGGTACAATTTTCCGATAGCATTGGAGGGAGCTCTGAAACTAAAAGAGATCTCCTATATACATGCCGAGGGTTATCCTGCCGCCGAAATGAAACATGGCCCTATAGCACTTATCAGCAATGAAATGCCGGTTATAGCCATTGCTACCCAATCCGAAACTTACGGGAAAGTGTTGAGCAATATTCAGGAAATAAAAGCCCGTAAAGGAAGGATCATTTCGATAGTCACCGAGGGGGATAATATAATAAAGAATCTTTCATCACATAGCATAGAGGTACCTGCAACCATGCCCTGCTTAGCCCCTCTGCTTTCGGTTATTCCCCTTCAATTGTTGGCCTACCATATTGCGGTGGTAAAAGGATGCGATGTGGATCAGCCTCGAAACCTGGCAAAGTCAGTGACGGTTGAATAAGCAAATACCGGATTGTTTTGGCTGTAACAAAAACTTAACTATAACTTAATCAAAACGTAACGCCCCATATGGTGTTATCTCGCTATTTTTGTGTGGTTTTATAGATTAAGTTGACAAAAAACATCCATTATGAGATCTGTATTAATACTCGGTTGCTCTCTATTGATTTCGGTGTCTGCTTTTGCTTTCACTGACAATAACAGCGAAAAGAAAAGTAAAGAGTTCACAGCGGTAGACCGTGTGGAAAATGTGAAAGCGTTACAACTGACCGGCTCAGTTGTAGACGATAAGAACAAAGAGACGCTTGCCGGTGCGACTATTATTGTGGACGGAAAGAAATATTATTCCGACCTTGAGGGTCAATTTACCATCTCAGATGTAAATCCCGGCAAATATGAACTAACGGTTGAATTGATTTCTTACGAACCCTATACAACTGAAATCGACCTTACAAAAAATCAAAACCTTAACATTAGTTTACTGCAAAAATAAATAATAGGTAAAAAAGTAAAGAGAGGTAGGGTTTTCAGATTCTATCTCTCTTTTTTTATCTGAAAACTCAATCCAGATACTACCCATGAATATTACTAAACAGAATTCGCGAGGTAATTATCATTCTGCGAAATTATACATTTAAAACCAAAGCCTTTAAATATCAAGAGGAACCTTACCTATCAACGATGTGCTTTTTCTTTCTGATACCGACTTGGCGTATTGTGCCTTGAAGTTACGGTGGGACTTCATCAGGTTACTTGATTGCAGTGTGATGATTTTCGATTCATTGACCAGATTCAGGAAAAGGATGCTGCTCCTGGTAGTCGACTCTCCTGCTTTCACCCGTTTAATCTGACGTTTGGTTAATTTGGGATTCAAATCCAGGATAGTTTCCCGCATATTCACTATCTGACTAAATTGGCTGTAATCACCTGATTTTTCCATTTTTTCGTACTCTGTAAACGCTTCAGAAAGAATTTTATAAATGACCTTCAGGTCTTCAATCTGCTCTTTTGAGAATGCGGTGTGATTATTGTCGATATACTGGAATGTATTCTCTGTTATTGCTTTCAATGATTTGGTAATCTCATAGGAGTAGTCTACCAACTGCACATATTCCTGTTCAAGATCCAATGCATTGAGTTGTATGCTTTCCAGCGTGGGTACCACCTCATAATCCCGTTTATCCTTGAATCTTTCATACAACTCATAGGCTTCACCCATCGCCTTCTTTACAAGCTTTCTATCCTCATCTTTCAATCCTTCTACTATACGTTTATAGATCGAAAGCGTTTTTTCCAGCATCAGGTGCACGTCATTATTACAGGATGCAACCAGTTGTTGTTCGCTGGAAAGGATTTGTTGTTGCTGCTGTTCTTTGGATTTCAGTTTAGAGTGTAATCTACCCGATTTAAACAGGATAAAGATAACCAGGAACACCATGACAGCGAGGGCGATCTTACCACCCCACATCAGGAATAACCCCACGATCATGGAGGCAGTGAAAGCTACCAATGCTGTCAGTAGCCAACCCGCTACCACCGTAAGAACCCCGTTAATCCGGTACACGGCGCTTTCCCGTCCCCAGGCCCGGTCGGCCAGGGAGCTTCCCATTGCCACCATAAAAGTAACATAAGTGGTGGACAAAGGTAATTTCAACGATGTCCCGAGCGAGATCAACAAAGCCGCAATAGTAAGATTGACGGATGCCCGTATCAAATCGAAAGAGGCTTTGTTTTCCAGTTCTACCGGTTCGAATCGTTTATTAATGAAATTTTTTGATGATGCAGGTATTATCTTACTGATCGATTTACTAAAATTGAGGCTGCTCCTTACCATGTGACGTGAAAGAGGTGATGAGGAGAATCGCTCCACTCCGTCTCCTTTCCGGGCAAGATTTACTTCCGTTTCGGTGACTGCCCGGGATTTTTTGGAAAACCAAAGTGCCAACACCATGATCACTCCGGCAACCAGCAACCACCAGATATTGGCGACGACCGGTTCTGACAACCGACCCATATGGAGTTGATTGATATCACCTCCTGAAGCAGTCACTTCCCGCGCTATCTGGAATGAATCGTAGCCGGCCATGGATACACCGATAAAATTCACCAGGTCGTTCCCGGCAAATGCCATTGCCAATGCAGCGGTTCCGGTCAGCACAATCACTTTCAGTATCTTTACGCGGAAAAGATGTTGGAGTATCGCCATGAACACCGTCCATCCGATAAAAGTATACAGAAGGGCAGTTCCCATATTATGTTCCAGATAATCAAGCATACCATGGCTTACCAGCACGCTTCCTTTTAATCCCTTAAAAATGGCAAAGTAAGTAATCGCTGTAAGCGCAATACCTCCCCAGATGGCGCCCAGATATTTAAACGGCTTGGCATAATTGAAAGAAAATATTAACCGGGAGACATACATAATGGCACTACCAGCTACAAATGCAATAGCGATAGAAATAAATATACCACCGATAATAGCCAAGGCTTTCCCGCTGTTAAGGAATTCGCCAATGTGTTCGCCCGATCCTGAAGTCCAGACGGAGAACAGGGCAACCGCCACCGCTGCGCCAAGTAGTTCGAATACCAGAGAAACAGTAGTAGAAGTAGGTAATCCAAACGTATTGAACAGGTCAAGCAGAATAACATCCGTAAGCATCACTGCCAGAAACAGAACCATAATAGCCGGGAATGTGAATTTCTCCGGATAAAATACCCCACTTCGGGCAATCTCCATCATCCCGCTGGAGAACATCGTCCCGATCATCACTCCTATGGAGGCGACCGTGAGGATCACCCAAAGGGGTGCTACTTTTGATCCGATACTCGAATTGAGAAAGTTGACCGCATCGTTTGCCACACCTACGATGAGGTCGAGTGCTGCCAGGCCTAGAAGAATAATTACAATGATTAAATAATAGGGTCCATTTAGTGCCGAATTATTTTGGGCACAAAGGTCTCTTATAAATGTTACAAATTGGTTACGATCCTGTTACAATATTATTAAGATTACAGCGATAATTCGAAACTATATCTCCAATTTATTTTCATTATGTAAATCTTATCAATATCTTTTCTCATCTGTCAACTCTCCTTTATCATTCCACATTTTCCAGATCCCGGTCTTTTTACCGTCATAGTAGTTCATTTCATACCGTTGTGTTCCCAATTCATCCCAGATCCGCCATGTCCCATGCTTTTGTCCGTTCCTGTATTCAGCTTCGGAGATCAGCTGCCCCGATAAGTCATAATTCCTCCACAGACCATGTAGTTTCCCATTTTTATAGGAACGCACCTCTTTGGGCTTCCGGTTTTCGAAATAGACAATATAAGGACCTTCGGGCAGGCCGTTTTTTATTTGCATTTCCAATTTGATGGTATTATTATCATAATATTCCCGGTAATCTCCTGTATAGAGTTCCGTCTGCGCCCTGTCCCGATAATAAACTCCCCCCGATTGGTACAACTGCGGCGTATCCTGCGGTTTCTGTGCCGGCAGAACCACAATCATACAAAAACCGGCCAGGAATAGCCATATTTTATTCTTCATAAGTCAATATTTATTTTTTATACTAAGGTCATGTGGAACATTGTAGAAACAAGATTTTTATAATAGTAAAAAACACCTTGATTTACACCAAGGTATTTTTTACTTCTGAATAGCATATTATTTTTAAAACTGATATCCTGTCCAGGAAAAGATATCGGTAGGACAACCGGCGTTACCCGTTTCCACAGTTATATTGGCTGTTCCGTTCTTCTCTACGCCACTCAATGCGGTTGTCAATGAGTTGGTAATATTGATTACAGAAGTAGGATCACCTGCTCCTTTTCCGTCAGTCATGTCGACAAGGTCTTTTGCTTGCCCCTGTCCTTTTACCAAAGCATTTTCGATAGTGGCTTTTGCTCCGCGACGAATCTTCAACACGTCGTGCATATAATATCCTTCGTCAGTGTTGGCAGCAAGACGCAGGTCAATAGTCATATTTTTGATCGTGAAGTTGGACTGGCCCTGCTGATCCGGGTTGTTTCCATCCAGGTTACCGTCGGCTTCTACTCCACGGGGATCTTCTTCAGAGCTGACATATCCGGCTTCCCAGATACCATAAGCATTTTCCAGTGTTCCGTTATAACCTTGTGTAAAGTCGAACATATCATCATCGGAATTTACCACCAGCAGGTTCTTTACATTCACAGAACCGCCGAAGAATTCGATACCGTCATCGGCTCCGTCGGGAATATACACGTTCTCAATTTTAGTACCGTTACCCACTCCGTTAAGAGTAAGTCCGTTGTGCTCCACATCAGCGCTTGAACGGGCTCCGGTATAAGCAAGTATCAAATAGGTGATAGAGCCTGAGTTGTCGGCAGCATTGGTTCCACCATAGGTATAAGCGTTATTGATTTCAGTCTTACCGGTCTCACCACCCGAAAGAGGCGCTCTCCCGTTGATGATCAATCCGCCCCAGTGTCCCTGTGCTGCATTCTCGATATCGGCAGTCATGGTGACAGGAGCGTCAGCAGTACCGTTCACATTGATCTTCCCTCCCTGTAATACCAGTATATAGCTTCCGAATCCTTT
This window of the Proteiniphilum saccharofermentans genome carries:
- a CDS encoding GntT/GntP/DsdX family permease, giving the protein MSTLFLIFAILSAVAILLFMVLKLKISAFIALLITSIYVGIVSGMPLNDITQSIQEGMAGTLGFVATVVGLGAIFGQMLESSGGAESLADYLVRKFGKERAPWAMVTTGFIVAIPVFFDVGFIILVPIVYALSRDTKRSLLYYAIPLLAGLAVTHSFIPPTPGPVAVADIINAQLGWVILMGFILGIPTAIIAGPVFGKYISKKIHLMPPYSDDDTPREFDTKSYPSFRLIAIIISIPLLLILLNTFTTVAVSKEIVRKSVFTDVLEFIGHPFSALIIATLIATYFLCIKRGMDKQKILDLSTKALGPAGIIILITGAGGVLKQVLVDSGIGQVMAESMSNSPLPPILLAWLIAAVVRVTQGSATVAMITAASIIAPIISEFGLNDPQRALVVIAIASGATLLSHVNDSGFWLVGKYLGMNEKQTLQSWTVMESIIAFCGLIFTLTASLFF
- a CDS encoding NADP-specific glutamate dehydrogenase, yielding MKSSEVLGLLKRRFPNEQEYHQAVEEVVESIEDVYNEHPEFEKANLIERLVIPDKIHSFRVTWVDDKGNVQTNMGYRVQHNNAIGPYKGGIRFHASVSPSILKFLAFEQTFKNALTTLPMGGAKGGSDFSPRGKSDGEVMRFCQAFVEGLWRVIGPNTDVPAGDIGVGGREVGYMFGKYKKLAEEFTGTFTGKGREFGGSLIRPEATGYGNVYFLLEMLKTQNIDIKGKKCLVSGSGNVAQYTCEKLLELGAIPVTLSDSDGYIYDPDGITKEKLEFVMELKNLYRGRIREYAEEYGCKYVPGARPWGEKGDIALPSATQNEIDQADAEALVKNGVIAVSEGANMPSTPEAIAIFQSNKILYAPGKAANAGGVSVSGLEMTQNSERYSWSAEQVDEKLKWIMANIHENCVKYGKESDGYINYVKGANIAGFMKVAKAMMSQGIL
- the glmS gene encoding glutamine--fructose-6-phosphate transaminase (isomerizing), which gives rise to MCGIVGYIGNRQAYPILIKGLHRLEYRGYDSAGIALIDNEHLKVYKAKGKVDELEQFAQQKDIAGTIGIAHTRWATHGEPNHNNAHPHYSQSEEIAIIHNGIIENYTVLKEGLMKEGYTFQSETDTEVLVQLIEYMKKTNATDLPTAVQLALSQVVGAYAIAVLDKHHPDLIVAARKGSPLVIGIGEDEYFIGSDATPIIEYTNKVTYIGEEEIVTIKRNEPLKIKTIGNIDKTPQIQQLELTLSQLEKGGYPHFMLKEIFEQPHSLSDCMRGRVNVDKDNITLAGFIDNREKFLNAKRIIITACGTSWHAAQIGMYAIEEYARIPVEVEYSSEFRYRKPVIHKNDIVIAISQSGETADTLAAVELAKQHGAFIFGICNVVGSSIPRNTHSGCYTHVGPEIGVASTKAFTAQVTVLTMLAILIGKENGTISHDEYLKLIRELSLIPDKVSEVLKKNDQIAELAKTFTYASNCIYLGRGYNFPIALEGALKLKEISYIHAEGYPAAEMKHGPIALISNEMPVIAIATQSETYGKVLSNIQEIKARKGRIISIVTEGDNIIKNLSSHSIEVPATMPCLAPLLSVIPLQLLAYHIAVVKGCDVDQPRNLAKSVTVE
- a CDS encoding carboxypeptidase-like regulatory domain-containing protein, translated to MRSVLILGCSLLISVSAFAFTDNNSEKKSKEFTAVDRVENVKALQLTGSVVDDKNKETLAGATIIVDGKKYYSDLEGQFTISDVNPGKYELTVELISYEPYTTEIDLTKNQNLNISLLQK
- a CDS encoding inorganic phosphate transporter, whose amino-acid sequence is MANDAVNFLNSSIGSKVAPLWVILTVASIGVMIGTMFSSGMMEIARSGVFYPEKFTFPAIMVLFLAVMLTDVILLDLFNTFGLPTSTTVSLVFELLGAAVAVALFSVWTSGSGEHIGEFLNSGKALAIIGGIFISIAIAFVAGSAIMYVSRLIFSFNYAKPFKYLGAIWGGIALTAITYFAIFKGLKGSVLVSHGMLDYLEHNMGTALLYTFIGWTVFMAILQHLFRVKILKVIVLTGTAALAMAFAGNDLVNFIGVSMAGYDSFQIAREVTASGGDINQLHMGRLSEPVVANIWWLLVAGVIMVLALWFSKKSRAVTETEVNLARKGDGVERFSSSPLSRHMVRSSLNFSKSISKIIPASSKNFINKRFEPVELENKASFDLIRASVNLTIAALLISLGTSLKLPLSTTYVTFMVAMGSSLADRAWGRESAVYRINGVLTVVAGWLLTALVAFTASMIVGLFLMWGGKIALAVMVFLVIFILFKSGRLHSKLKSKEQQQQQILSSEQQLVASCNNDVHLMLEKTLSIYKRIVEGLKDEDRKLVKKAMGEAYELYERFKDKRDYEVVPTLESIQLNALDLEQEYVQLVDYSYEITKSLKAITENTFQYIDNNHTAFSKEQIEDLKVIYKILSEAFTEYEKMEKSGDYSQFSQIVNMRETILDLNPKLTKRQIKRVKAGESTTRSSILFLNLVNESKIITLQSSNLMKSHRNFKAQYAKSVSERKSTSLIGKVPLDI
- a CDS encoding toxin-antitoxin system YwqK family antitoxin translates to MKNKIWLFLAGFCMIVVLPAQKPQDTPQLYQSGGVYYRDRAQTELYTGDYREYYDNNTIKLEMQIKNGLPEGPYIVYFENRKPKEVRSYKNGKLHGLWRNYDLSGQLISEAEYRNGQKHGTWRIWDELGTQRYEMNYYDGKKTGIWKMWNDKGELTDEKRY